TGCATTTTCAGGTGAAATATTTGAAAATATAGAAATGATTTCTAGAAGAAAATATAGAAAAGAGAATGTTTCTGTAGTATTATCAGTTTATATAGGAATAGTCATGTTTTTGGTATTTACTATTTTCAAAGTAAAAGAAATAGATATTGCTTTTTTAGGCTTTTTGATTACGGGTGTATTTATAGTTATAAGACAAATTTTAACTGTTATGGAAAATGACAGATTGGTAAAGCTACTTATTCAATCAAATGAAGAATTAAAGAGAAATAAAATGGAGCTTGAGAATGCTAACAAAGAACTTCAAAGATTTTATAGGGTCAAGGATATGGAGTCTAAAACTGATTTTCTTACTGGACTTTACAATAGAAGGTATATAGATGAAAAAATAGAGGAAATTTCTCTACAATGTCAAGGTTTAAAAAATAATATATCTGTACTCATGCTGGATATAGATCATTTCAAAGATATAAATGATACTTATGGTCATGGTGTAGGAGATATGATATTGAAGGAAATTTCTAAAATCATGAAAAACAATACTAGAAGTGATGATATACTAATTAGATTTGGTGGAGAAGAATTTGTATGTTTATTGCCAAATACTGATATGAATACGGCAAAAAAAATAGCTGAAAGACTTAGAAGTCAAGTTGAAAACAACAATTTTAGAATATGGAATTTTGATATATCAGTGACAGTGAGCATTGGAGTGTCTCAAATAGATAAAATTGGTAAAGATAGTGATATAAGCAATGTCATAATAGAAGCTGATAAGGCCTTGTATGAAGCTAAAAGATGTGGGAGAAATAGAGTAGCGTGCATATAAGAACACCTTCATTTGAGGGTGTTTTCTTTTATATAGAAAAATAGTACAATGTTTATTGTATCAATAAATTTCTATAGAGGGGATGAAATGATGAATTATATGGATTTACATAAGAATTCTTACGTGGTAGATGCACATTCAGATATTCCACTTCATATGTTGATGGAAAAAGGTAGGAAAGGAAGTGGAGATATACTTATTTCAAAACATTTGCCCTTATTAAAACAGGGAGGTGTAAATTTAGTATTTGTAAATACTTTTGAAAATTTGCATCCTGAAGGTTCTTTAAAAGAAGCGTTGATTG
Above is a genomic segment from Sporanaerobacter acetigenes DSM 13106 containing:
- a CDS encoding GGDEF domain-containing protein, which gives rise to MANDLLGISGSFIAFIVLFNVYRGTVKSERYYWLFLSLGILSYIIAEMCQAYYDFILKTEFSISGIHSVFYLLRYPISLFGILYIISKRRNKMTSLKLFFDNLIILTTISTLALYYHKMKVSFPNNIDLGSFSVIMGYLIGDFNLFFSILFLYFAVREVLPKKVAYIGASGFLLETVMDGVYIHIKVFNIGKSFIYYEPMWILPLLVIAFSGEIFENIEMISRRKYRKENVSVVLSVYIGIVMFLVFTIFKVKEIDIAFLGFLITGVFIVIRQILTVMENDRLVKLLIQSNEELKRNKMELENANKELQRFYRVKDMESKTDFLTGLYNRRYIDEKIEEISLQCQGLKNNISVLMLDIDHFKDINDTYGHGVGDMILKEISKIMKNNTRSDDILIRFGGEEFVCLLPNTDMNTAKKIAERLRSQVENNNFRIWNFDISVTVSIGVSQIDKIGKDSDISNVIIEADKALYEAKRCGRNRVACI